The DNA region CATGGTCAAGGGCAAGGATGTGCGCCATCCGTCCCTGCGCCGCGAGACTCGCTAGCTACCTTGCTGGTGCAAGAGTAGGGGAGGTCTTTCAATGATTTCGGGGGCCGGATGGAACTTCAGCCTAGCCTCGGCTCAGCACCTTTGGGTGCCGCCAAAGCCCGGCGAAAACCAGCGGCTCAAGGCGCGGCGGCGGCAGCACGGGCCGCCACAACCCGCTCCCGTCCTCCTACGTCGCGTGCTACGGCAGGCTCGTCGTAGGCGCCATGCCGCCGCAGCATGGCAACCACGCGCGACGCCTGCTCGGCGCCCACTTCCAGCAACAGCCGCCCCCCGGGCTCGAGCCATCGAGCGGCCGCGGGAACGATGCGCTCGTAGAAGCTCAGGCCTCCGCTGGCTGCAAGCAGTGCCTCGCGGGGTTCGTACAACCGAATCTCGGGCTGCAGTGCGGACCATTGCTCGGAGCTGACGTACGGTGGATTGCAGACGATCATGGCGTAGGCTCGATCGGGCGGCAGCGGCGCGAACAGATCTCCCGCAAAGAAGCTCATGCGCTGCGAGACGCCGTGCCGCCCGGCATTGACCCGCGCGACGCGCAGTGCGGCCTCGCTCGAGTCGGAGGCATCCACTTGAAGGTGGGGGCGCTCCGCGGCGAGCGTGACAGCCAGCGCACCGCTTCCGGTCGCGATGTCAAGCACGCGGGCCGCACTGTCCCGTTTCAGGGTCGCGAGCGCGCACTCCACCACGCTCTCGGTCTCCGGCCTGGGAATGAGCACCGAGCGATCCACGGCGAAGCAGCGGCCGTAGAACTCGCGGCGGCCCAGAATGTAGGCGATCGGTTCGCGCGCTCTACGGCGCTTCACTAGAGCGCGCACCGCAGCAAGCTCTCCCGGCTCCATCGGCTGCTGCAGATCCATGTAGAGCCGAATCCGATCACACCTCAGGGCTTCGGCCACGAGCAACTCGGCGTCCAGCCGGGGGGATCCGACGCCTCGCCCGGCCAGGTCTTGCGTTATCCACGACAGGACGTGCTGGATGGTCCAACTATCCGCTTGCATTCTTTGGGCCGCTCTTCGCACGGGCCCCCACGGCGCAGGGAAGGAACACGCCCGAAAGCGCTGGATCGCAGCTGTCAGACGGCCTCGACGACGATCGCAAGCGCCTCGCCGCCACCGATGCACAGCGTCGCGAGCCCGCGCTTGGCAGCCCTCTCGTGCAGGGCATGAAGCAGCGTCGTCAGGATGCGCGTGCCCGACGCCCCGATGGGATGGCCGAGCGCGACGGCACCACCGCGCACGTTGATTCTTTGCGGGTCCAGTTCAGCAAGCTTCGTGCAAGCGAGACAGACCACGGCGAACGCCTCGTTGATCTCGAACAGATCGATCTGGTCCGCCCGCAAGCCGGTGCGCTTGAGCGTGGTTGCGATCGCTCCGGCCGGCGCCGTTGTGAACCACTCGGGGGCTTGTGCGTGACCGCCGTAGCCGACGATGCGGGCGAGCGGCTTCAAATCCAGCTCGCGCACGGCCGCCTCGCCTGCCAGCAGCACCGCG from Pseudomonadota bacterium includes:
- the prmC gene encoding peptide chain release factor N(5)-glutamine methyltransferase, whose amino-acid sequence is MQADSWTIQHVLSWITQDLAGRGVGSPRLDAELLVAEALRCDRIRLYMDLQQPMEPGELAAVRALVKRRRAREPIAYILGRREFYGRCFAVDRSVLIPRPETESVVECALATLKRDSAARVLDIATGSGALAVTLAAERPHLQVDASDSSEAALRVARVNAGRHGVSQRMSFFAGDLFAPLPPDRAYAMIVCNPPYVSSEQWSALQPEIRLYEPREALLAASGGLSFYERIVPAAARWLEPGGRLLLEVGAEQASRVVAMLRRHGAYDEPAVARDVGGRERVVAARAAAAAP